One segment of Plasmodium vivax chromosome 14, whole genome shotgun sequence DNA contains the following:
- a CDS encoding hypothetical protein, conserved (encoded by transcript PVX_123155A) — protein sequence MSNLARYFFLLVLLVSPPVRGRGYVCDFSSSKYNLDFDDYYADVTCYHEIGQGDTIGVIIPKYRDGRENTNILTKCFEEVSLNKSGTKPVSIYQIFSSDEIQVSASNSLYNTEYLSSILKIKNAQTNSYIHCVFENRNEKNKEIHKGVAKIAVKNYPIQNENLTNKHVVDLYNQLDLSKDNSNNKYRVTAEPGHILYILGSKLANGKSIYFGKNCPLHFEYIGDIYKHVFPIINEEEVVYDCPMYYDEKEKQISLGNLIVTFEARPPSIKSISKDILKKHIKYDIERKLHAILSGTDYALANMGSMDRVDSADSDHHRYMEQSIGINETQTSNLQSVNLDREHCNNDKCIDLFENSSCSSLCGGGYRLRDGYDVRYDIQSVIPCNHGDCTAEDSVEPLVIFAWTSIVFFCIMIAILIITIYSLLHVSKQKVADPFYNYDSNIKSSDVL from the coding sequence ATGTCGAACCTCGCCCGctacttcttcctcctggtGCTCCTGGTGAGCCCGCCCGTTCGTGGCCGCGGCTACGTGTGCGACTTCTCCTCGTCCAAGTACAACCTGGACTTCGACGACTACTACGCAGATGTCACGTGCTACCACGAAATTGGCCAGGGAGACACCATCGGGGTGATCATCCCAAAGTACAGAGACGGGAGAGAAAACACCAACATATTAACCAAATGCTTTGAAGAAGTTTCCCTAAACAAGTCAGGAACTAAGCCAGTGTCCATATACCAAATATTTAGCAGCGACGAAATCCAAGTGTCAGCTTCGAACTCGCTATACAACACGGAATATCTCTcatccattttaaaaataaaaaatgcgcaaacgAATAGTTACATCCATTGTGTGTTCGAAaacagaaatgaaaaaaacaaagaaatcCACAAGGGGGTGGCAAAAATTGCAGTAAAAAATTACCccattcaaaatgaaaatttaaccAACAAACATGTAGTGGATTTGTATAACCAACTCGATTTAAGCAAAGATAACTCGAATAACAAATACAGAGTCACAGCTGAACCGGGGCATATACTCTACATTCTGGGGAGCAAACTAGCCAATGGGAAAAGCATATACTTTGGAAAAAACTgccctctccattttgaataTATAGGAGATATATACAAACATGTGTTCCCAATCATCAACGAAGAAGAGGTGGTGTACGACTGCCCCATGTACTATGatgagaaggaaaaacaaatttctTTGGGAAACTTGATTGTCACTTTTGAAGCCAGACCCCCAAGTATAAAATCCATCAGCAAggacattttgaagaagcatATAAAATACGACATTGAGAGAAAGCTGCATGCGATTCTAAGCGGCACAGATTATGCCTTGGCCAATATGGGCAGTATGGACAGAGTCGATAGCGCAGATAGCGACCACCATCGGTACATGGAACAGAGCATAGGAATAAACGAGACGCAGACCTCCAACCTTCAGTCGGTTAACCTTGACAGAGAGCACTGTAATAATGATAAGTGCATTGACCTGTTTGAAAATTCAAGTTGCTCTTCCCTTTGTGGAGGGGGGTACAGACTCCGCGATGGATATGATGTACGCTACGACATCCAGTCGGTCATTCCGTGTAACCATGGGGACTGTACTGCTGAAGATTCGGTTGAGCCCCTGGTCATCTTCGCCTGGACCTCCATTGTTTTCTTCTGCATCATGATCGCCATTTTGATCATCACCATTTACTCCCTGCTGCATGTTAGCAAGCAGAAGGTGGCCGACCCCTTCTACAACTACGACTCGAACATTAAGTCGTCCGACGTGTTGTGA